The Edaphobacter flagellatus sequence TAGGCCATCGAGAGCCAGAGGTTGTCGGCAGCGATGGTGCGCAGCTCGGTGGTGAGCAGGTGCGGGGTGATCTTGTCGTGCAAGGTTTCGACGGCGCGGATGACCTGATAGCCCTGGGCGCGAGGGACGAAGTATTCCGTCTGCAGCTCTTCGCCGCTGGAAGGTGTGAAGTTCATGCGGAAGTGCGGGAGGCGCTCGTACCAGGGGCCCGGAACATTCATCTGCGGTGTGCAATTGACGGGATCGAGTGCGGGGATGGGGTGGAGGTTTTTGGTGGCGAGCGTGGCGTTGTAGAAGAGCTCGGGCGTGTCGAGGGGATGATCAGCGGTGACGAGGCGCTTGAGCCAGAGCTCGGTGCCGCGTGCGTGCTGCCAGTCGGTGAAGATGCTGACGGAGTAGCCGGCGCCGAAGATCGCGTCGAAGTGATGCCCGAGCTCGGCGAAGGGAATGTCGGTGTAGACGGTCTGGGCGATCTGGAAGGAGGGTTCGAGATCGAGGGTGACCCGGGTCATGACGCCGAGCAGCCCGAGGTTGACGACGGCTCCGTTGAACTTGTCTCCGTCGGCGCGGGAGAGAGTGTGGAGGTCGCCGTTGGCGTCGACGAACTCGATGGCGGCTACGGACGATGACAGGTTTTTGTTGTGGAGGCCGGAGCCGTGGGTTCCAGTCGCGATGGCTCCTGCGACGGAGATGTGAGGCAGGGAGGCGAGATTGTGGATGGCGAAGCCTTTGGCGTCGATGACGGGGGCGAGGTCGCCGTAGCGGATGCCTGCGCCGACGGTGACAGTATGGGCCTTTTCGTCGATGGTGATGTCTTTGAAGTTCGAGAGCGCGACCTGGGCCTGCGTGCTGTCGGCGAGGGCATTGAAGGAGTGACGGGTGCCGAGGGGGCGGATGCTGGGGTGATCCTTGACGATCTGCTGGAGCTCGGCGAGGGTTGCTGGTTCGAAGAGGTTGTCGGTGTGGTAGGTCAGGTTGCCGGCCCAGTTGGTCCGCGGCTTTGCGCTGCGCTGTGCGGTATCCGGGTTGGCGAAGCGGGAGAGGAAGCTGCCGGTCACGAGGACTCCTGAGGACTTGAGAAACTGTCGTTTATCCATGATCACGCTCGAAGCGAAGGGGTGACGTGCTGCCTGGGCAGGATGATTGTAGTTGCTGATGGGAATGTGTGGCGGGCGAATCGATGCAGAGATTCTTTACAATGAAGAGATATGGCTGAATTTGCGAGAGATGAGAACGAGCGCCAGGGGCGTTATAACCCGGCGGAGATCGAACCGAAGTGGCAGGCGCGGTGGGACGCCGATCCGGCTCTTTATGCAGCCGAAGGACATGATTCGGGCAAGCCGAAGTATTACTGCCTGGAGATGCTGCCGTATCCGAGCGGGCAGCTGCATATGGGGCATGTGCGGAACTACTCGATCGGCGATGCGCTGGCCAGGCACATGTGGATGCGCGGGTACAACGTGCTGCACCCGATGGGATGGGACGCGTTTGGTTTGCCGGCTGAGAATGCAGCGCTGAAGAACAACACGCCTCCGCGCGAGTGGACGCTGAAGAATATTGCTGCGATGAAGTCGCAGATGCGGCGCATTGGCTTGAGCTATGACTGGTCGAACGAGGTGACGACCTGTCTGCCGGATTACTACCACTGGAACCAGTGGTTCTTCCTGAAGATGTACGAGAAGGGCTTGGCGTACCGGAAGAAGAGCAAGGTGAACTGGTGTCCTGATTGCCAGACGGTGCTTGCCAATGAGCAGGTGATCAATGGGCGCTGCTGGCGGCATGAGGATACGATCGTCGAGCTGCGCGATCTGACGCAGTGGTTTTTGAAGATTACGAAGTACGCCGATGAGCTGCTGGATGGGCTCGACAAGCTGGAAGGCTGGCCGGAGAAGGTGCGCACGATGCAACGCAACTGGATCGGTCGCAGCGAAGGCGCGCTGGTGGATTTTGCCGTCGACGGTGAGGTGAAGGCCGATTGCGGCAAGATCACAGTATTTACGACGCGTATCGATACGATTCTGGGTGCGACGTCGGTGCAGCTGGCTCCAGAGCATGCGGTGGCGAAGGCGTTTGCGGCTGAGGATGCGGAGTTGGCCGCGAAGGTCGAGGCTTTGCTGGCCGAGCAGCAGAAGGCGCGTGAGTCGGACGATTTGGGCAATATCGAAAAGCACGGAGTGAACACGGGGCGCTTTGCCGTGAATCCGTTCAACGGCAAGCGTGTGCCGATCTGGGTGGGAAATTACATCCTGGCCGATTACGGTACGGGCGCGATCATGAGCGTTCCGGCACACGATGAGCGCGACTACGAGTTTGCGATCAAGTATGGGTTGGAGATCAAGCGCGTCATTGCTCCGAAAGACGTGGCTCCGCAGGATGGCGGTGAGCCTGAGCTGCCGTATACGGCGGAAGAGGATGCGGTGCTGATCGATTCGGGTGAGTGGACGGGGTTGAACTGTGTTGAGGCACAGCAGAAGATGGCCGCGTTTGCGAAGACGAAGGGATTTGGCGAGCCGACGGTAACGTATCGACTGAAGGACTGGGGCGTGAGCCGTCAGCGTTACTGGGGCACGCCGATTCCGATGGTGTATTGCCAGAACGGACATGCGAATGTAGAACCGGGCGGTGTCGTTGCGTTGCCGGAGAGCGCATTGCCGGTATTGCTGCCGGAGAATGTGGAGATTACGCAGGAGGGCGGATCGCCTCTGGGTAAGCTGCCGGAATTCCTGAACACGACGTGCCCGGTGTGTGGTGGTCCTGCGAAGCGTGAGACGGACACGATGGATACGTTCGTCGATTCGAGCTGGTACTTCTACCGCTATACGGATGCGAAGGACGCATCGTTGCCGTTTGCGAGTGACAAGGCGAACTATTGGTTCCCGATCGATCAGTACATCGGCGGCGTGGAGCATGCAATTCTTCACCTCATCTATTCGCGCTTCTGGACGAAGGTTGCGCGCGACCTGGGCATGATCAAAAACGATGAGCCTGCAGAGCGGTTGTTTACGCAGGGCATGGTGATCAAGGACGGCGCAAAGATGTCGAAGTCGAAGGGCAATGTGGTTTCGCCCGACGACATGATTGCTCGTTATGGCGCCGATGCGACGCGTATGTATGCGCTGTTTGCGGCTCCACCGGACCGCGATCTGGAGTGGCAGGAGGAGGGCGTTGCCGGGATCAGCCGCTTCCTCGGACGCGTACATCGACTGGCAACGAAGTATGTCGGCCTTGTGCACAAAGGCCAGCAGCCGTTGCTGGAGAGCCGAACAGTCACTGACCAGAAGCTGCTGCGTAAGCTGCATCAGACGATTGCGAAGATCACGCAGGACTTTGGCGGGCGCTGGCACTTCAATACGTCGATCGCGGCGATCATGACGCTTATCAATGAGATCAGCGCGGCTGAACCGGCAATCGATGCGGGTGAGGTCTCACCTGCTGCAGTGGCGGAGATCTTCCGCAATCTGGTTCTTCTGCTCGCGCCGTTTGCGCCGTTCTTTGCGGCGGAGATGTGGGAGCAGATCGGTGGCGAAGGAGTCGTGTTCCGCGCACCGTGGCCCAAGGCTGACGAAGAGCTCGCACGTGAGGATGAGGTTGAGATCCCGGTGCAGGTGAACGGCAAGCTGGTGAACGTCGTGAAGGTTCCGGCTGGCAGCGATGATGGAACTGTGAAGGCCGCGGCGCTTGCGGATGAGAAGGTAA is a genomic window containing:
- a CDS encoding D-arabinono-1,4-lactone oxidase, which encodes MDKRQFLKSSGVLVTGSFLSRFANPDTAQRSAKPRTNWAGNLTYHTDNLFEPATLAELQQIVKDHPSIRPLGTRHSFNALADSTQAQVALSNFKDITIDEKAHTVTVGAGIRYGDLAPVIDAKGFAIHNLASLPHISVAGAIATGTHGSGLHNKNLSSSVAAIEFVDANGDLHTLSRADGDKFNGAVVNLGLLGVMTRVTLDLEPSFQIAQTVYTDIPFAELGHHFDAIFGAGYSVSIFTDWQHARGTELWLKRLVTADHPLDTPELFYNATLATKNLHPIPALDPVNCTPQMNVPGPWYERLPHFRMNFTPSSGEELQTEYFVPRAQGYQVIRAVETLHDKITPHLLTTELRTIAADNLWLSMAYQQDSLAIHFTWKLQWPEVQKILPLIEAKLAPFNPRPHWAKLSTLKADHFRKVYPKLDDFKALVQQYDPKGKFRNEFISAELYS
- the leuS gene encoding leucine--tRNA ligase, which produces MAEFARDENERQGRYNPAEIEPKWQARWDADPALYAAEGHDSGKPKYYCLEMLPYPSGQLHMGHVRNYSIGDALARHMWMRGYNVLHPMGWDAFGLPAENAALKNNTPPREWTLKNIAAMKSQMRRIGLSYDWSNEVTTCLPDYYHWNQWFFLKMYEKGLAYRKKSKVNWCPDCQTVLANEQVINGRCWRHEDTIVELRDLTQWFLKITKYADELLDGLDKLEGWPEKVRTMQRNWIGRSEGALVDFAVDGEVKADCGKITVFTTRIDTILGATSVQLAPEHAVAKAFAAEDAELAAKVEALLAEQQKARESDDLGNIEKHGVNTGRFAVNPFNGKRVPIWVGNYILADYGTGAIMSVPAHDERDYEFAIKYGLEIKRVIAPKDVAPQDGGEPELPYTAEEDAVLIDSGEWTGLNCVEAQQKMAAFAKTKGFGEPTVTYRLKDWGVSRQRYWGTPIPMVYCQNGHANVEPGGVVALPESALPVLLPENVEITQEGGSPLGKLPEFLNTTCPVCGGPAKRETDTMDTFVDSSWYFYRYTDAKDASLPFASDKANYWFPIDQYIGGVEHAILHLIYSRFWTKVARDLGMIKNDEPAERLFTQGMVIKDGAKMSKSKGNVVSPDDMIARYGADATRMYALFAAPPDRDLEWQEEGVAGISRFLGRVHRLATKYVGLVHKGQQPLLESRTVTDQKLLRKLHQTIAKITQDFGGRWHFNTSIAAIMTLINEISAAEPAIDAGEVSPAAVAEIFRNLVLLLAPFAPFFAAEMWEQIGGEGVVFRAPWPKADEELAREDEVEIPVQVNGKLVNVVKVPAGSDDGTVKAAALADEKVKARVEGKTVVKVIVVPNKLVNLVVK